In Streptomyces nojiriensis, the sequence GCCCTGGACCGTGGAGACGATGGTGCCGCCGGCGCAGCTTCCGAGGAGCAGGGTGGACCGGCTGACCGGGGCCATGAGGAGTTCACGCAGGTAGCCGCTCTGCCGGTCGGTGATCAGGCGGATGCCGACCATGATGGCCGGCGTCTGCACCGTCATCATCAGCATGCCGGGGAACAGGTAGGTCTGGTAGCCGACGCCCAGCGAGGAGTTGGGGATCAGGGCGGCGAGACCGCCCCCCAGGACGAAGAGGTAGAGCACCGGCTGGAGCAGCATCAGGGCGGTGTGGGCGGGTTGGGAGGACAGGCGCAGCAGATCGCGGTAGATCAGGGCGTGGACCGCGCGCAGTTCGTGGCGCAGGGGGGTCCCCGGCTCCCGGCCGGTGGCGGGGGCGTCGGGGGTGCCGGCGGAGGTGTCCGGGGCCGGGACGGCGGGTGCGGTCATGGGGCCTCCTGGTTCGCTGCCGTGGTCGCGCTCGGGGTGGGAGCGGCCGGCTTCGGGTGGGGCCGGGGGGTGTGGATGCTGCGGCCGGTGTGGTGGAAGAAGACGTCGTCGAGGGTCGGCGGGGTCGCGGACGCGGCGTGCACCGCGATGCCGTGGGCTTCCAGTGCCGCGCACAGGCGGGGAATCCAGGCGCTGCCGTCGGGCACCCTCAGGGTCACGCCTTCGGTGTCCAGGGTGACGGCGAGTCCCGGCGGTGCGGTCCGGCCCACGACGTGGCGTGCCGCTGCGTCGTCGCCGGTGCGCAGCACCACCCGGTCGTCTCCGATCGCGGCCTTCAGGGCG encodes:
- a CDS encoding ABC transporter permease; translation: MTAPAVPAPDTSAGTPDAPATGREPGTPLRHELRAVHALIYRDLLRLSSQPAHTALMLLQPVLYLFVLGGGLAALIPNSSLGVGYQTYLFPGMLMMTVQTPAIMVGIRLITDRQSGYLRELLMAPVSRSTLLLGSCAGGTIVSTVQGAVLLGLAGTVGLPYDPLLLALLLVGMILTSFTITALSLALAVTLGRPEIFHMLLGLVMMPLLFLSGGFFPIENLPGWAHALAAANPLAYGVDLLRRCIALRVPDQAATAGLDWFGRQPPLLLEGALLLAGGVMALLWAAHRFSRPE